The Thermodesulfatator atlanticus DSM 21156 nucleotide sequence AGGCCAGGCAAAAGCCCTTGTTATTACCCTGCGCGGCTTTAAGAAGCCCTTCTAAGGAAAGATAATGAAGGAGATCAAGCTCAAGATAGCGTCTTATTTCGTCAACACTGTGTTTGGCGGCTATGAGCTCACCACGCGAAGGAAAGTCTATACCGTAGTAGCAGGGATATTTTATGGGTGGGCAGCTTATCAGCATGTTTATTTCAAAGGCTCCAGCCTCGCGTATAGCTCTCACTCTGGTGCGGCTGGTAGTGCCGCGAACCAATGAATCATCCACCACAGCTACTTTTTTGCCCCTTAAGAGTTCTTTCACAGGGTTTAACTTCACACGTACTGAAAAATCTCGCATGCTCTGGGAAGGCTGGATAAAGGTACGGCCCACGTAGTGGTTCCTGATAACTCCCATTTCAAAGGGAAGTCCTGTGGCCTGGGCGTAACCAATGGCAGCATAGTTTCCCGAGTCAGGAAACGGCATGACAAAGTCTGTCTCCAGGGGGCATTCCCTGGCAAGCTCGTAACCCAGGCGTTTGCGAAAGCTATAAACGTTTTCACCAAAAATGTTGCTATCGGGGCGTGCAAAGTAGATGAATTCAAAAATACACTGGGCAAGGTTTTCTTTCTTTATTCCTTCGTACGAGTTTATGCCATTTTCATCGATGACTAGAATTTCGCCGGGTTTTACATCTCGTAAATATTGGGCCTGAACCAAGTCAAAGGCACAGGTCTCAGAAGCAACGATATAGCCGCCGTTTAACATGCCCAGGGCAAGCGGACGAAAGCCGTGTGGGTCTCTAAAGGCAATGAGTTTGTCCTGTGCCAGCAAGACAATAGAGTAGGCCCCTTCAATAATGGCCATGGTTTCCCGGATTGCTTCCACCAGGCCCTTCTGAAGGGATTTGGCAATGAGATGGACGATAATCTCACTGTCCATGGTGGTCTGAAAAAGTGAGCCCTGTTTTTCGAGTTCCTCTCGCAGAAGACAGGCGTTTACAAGATTTCCATTGTGAGCCAGGGCAAAGGTTTGGCGGCTGTGGGTTACCAAGAAAGGCTGGACGTTTTTTACCGTGCTTGATCCTGTGGTTGAATACCGCACGTGCCCCACGGCAATGTGGCCGGTAAGGTTTTGCAGGATGGGTTCATTAAACACTTCGGCAACCAGGCCAAGGTCACGGTGTTCTTTTACCACTTTGCCATCTGAAGAGACTATGCCGGCACTTTCCTGTCCGCGATGTTGCAGGGCGTAGAGCCCGAAAAACGCAATCTTTGCAGCTTCTTTATGTCCGAATACTCCTATTACGCCGCACATGAGCGGCCCTCCGTTTTCCTATTTTTGATCTATGGCACCACCTACTACAATTTCGGGGATGCGTAAAGTTGGTTGTCCGTCAGAAACAGGCACTCCCTGGCCGTCCTTACCACAGGTCCCAATGGTAAAACCAAGATCATTTCCTACCATATCAATGATTTGAAGGATCTGGGGGCCGTTTCCCGAAATAGTAGCCCCGCGCACTGGTTCGCCCAAAAGGCCTTTTTCAATTAAATAGCCCTCGGTTACTTCAAAGACAAAGTTACCAGAGATGGTATCAACCTGGCCTCCGCCCATTTTTTTGACAAAAAGCCCTTTATCAACACTTCTTATGATTTCTTCGGGGCTGTGTGGGCCTGGGGCAATGTAGGTGTTTGACATGCGAGGTATCGGGCGAAAACGGTAAGATTCTCGCCTGCCATGGCCATTTGAGTCTTTGCCTGCTTTCATGGCAGAGAGCCTGTCATACAAAAAGTCCTTAAGCACGCCGTTTTCAATCAAAACGGTTTTTTCAGGAAAGATCCCTTCGTCGTCAAACTGATAATAACCGCGCTGGTACATCAGGGTCGGGTCATCAATTACGGTGATAAGAGACGAAGCCACTTTTTCGCCGATCCTTCCTGCATATACTGAAAAACCTTCTTCGGCAAGGTCTGCTTCAAGTCCGTGGCCAACGGCTTCGTGAATCATGGTACCGCCTGCTTCAGCAGAAAGCACAACAGGCATGGTGCCCCCTGGGGCTTTAGGCGCAGAAAGCATTAAAATGGCCCTTTGAGCAGCCTTTAAGGCGATTTCTTCTGGGGGAGTTTTCTCAAAAATTTCAAGTCCTATGGCCCCGCCCAAGGGTTCATGTCCTGTTTGGATT carries:
- the purF gene encoding amidophosphoribosyltransferase; translation: MCGVIGVFGHKEAAKIAFFGLYALQHRGQESAGIVSSDGKVVKEHRDLGLVAEVFNEPILQNLTGHIAVGHVRYSTTGSSTVKNVQPFLVTHSRQTFALAHNGNLVNACLLREELEKQGSLFQTTMDSEIIVHLIAKSLQKGLVEAIRETMAIIEGAYSIVLLAQDKLIAFRDPHGFRPLALGMLNGGYIVASETCAFDLVQAQYLRDVKPGEILVIDENGINSYEGIKKENLAQCIFEFIYFARPDSNIFGENVYSFRKRLGYELARECPLETDFVMPFPDSGNYAAIGYAQATGLPFEMGVIRNHYVGRTFIQPSQSMRDFSVRVKLNPVKELLRGKKVAVVDDSLVRGTTSRTRVRAIREAGAFEINMLISCPPIKYPCYYGIDFPSRGELIAAKHSVDEIRRYLELDLLHYLSLEGLLKAAQGNNKGFCLACFTGKYPVPIKASIHKEIFEIKETK
- a CDS encoding TldD/PmbA family protein; protein product: MMEPEKASKIISKALGRGHFADIYLEETETTFIVYDNDRLEKLVCGSDKGAGLRAIYGDYHTAYAYTNSFAPEELMSLAESLARLTGSTQKNITIDEIKKIPFPEVKRPPQEESLAFKIDLVKKANQAARGASPEVAQVQVTYHDLHKKITIVNSEGLYIKGERLYTLLAVQVVTKRGEVIQTGHEPLGGAIGLEIFEKTPPEEIALKAAQRAILMLSAPKAPGGTMPVVLSAEAGGTMIHEAVGHGLEADLAEEGFSVYAGRIGEKVASSLITVIDDPTLMYQRGYYQFDDEGIFPEKTVLIENGVLKDFLYDRLSAMKAGKDSNGHGRRESYRFRPIPRMSNTYIAPGPHSPEEIIRSVDKGLFVKKMGGGQVDTISGNFVFEVTEGYLIEKGLLGEPVRGATISGNGPQILQIIDMVGNDLGFTIGTCGKDGQGVPVSDGQPTLRIPEIVVGGAIDQK